In one window of Synechococcus sp. M16CYN DNA:
- the holA gene encoding DNA polymerase III subunit delta gives MPIHLIWGDDVAARDRAIDSLISRLVDPNWNSLNLSRLDGAETDQAAQSLEEARTPPFAAGERLVLLQRSPFCNDCPSELTDRFEAALDLIPETSHLVLVNSAKPDGRLRTTKAVQKRIKQGLDLEQSFLLPAAWDGPGQRQLVQRTADALSLELEYDAVDILVDSIGTDSIRLESELHKLSLRATRISADLVKELVEGTASNILAVGDAILDEDPGEAIAGWDALIDTGESALRIIATLTGQVRGWLWVSLLEQHGEHDVGVIAKAAGISNPKRIYVMRKQLQGRPPKAFLSLLGRLLEVEARLKRGAIPGDAFRDGLLG, from the coding sequence ATGCCCATTCATCTGATCTGGGGAGATGATGTCGCAGCGCGTGACCGGGCTATTGACAGCCTCATAAGCCGTCTCGTAGATCCTAACTGGAACAGCCTCAACCTCAGCCGCCTCGATGGAGCCGAGACAGACCAAGCCGCTCAATCCTTAGAAGAGGCACGAACCCCCCCCTTCGCAGCCGGAGAGAGGCTGGTATTGCTGCAACGCAGCCCATTTTGTAACGACTGTCCCAGTGAACTCACCGATCGCTTCGAAGCCGCGCTCGATCTCATACCCGAAACCAGTCATCTCGTATTAGTAAATTCTGCCAAACCAGACGGTCGGCTACGCACAACAAAAGCAGTTCAAAAGAGAATTAAACAGGGGCTGGATCTTGAGCAGAGTTTTCTATTGCCAGCCGCTTGGGATGGTCCTGGACAAAGGCAATTAGTCCAGCGCACCGCAGATGCACTATCGCTCGAGCTGGAGTATGACGCCGTTGATATCTTGGTGGACTCCATTGGAACCGACAGCATTAGGTTGGAGTCAGAGCTGCATAAGCTCTCCTTACGCGCCACTAGGATTAGTGCAGACCTCGTTAAAGAGCTCGTAGAAGGCACGGCTAGCAACATTCTCGCGGTGGGTGACGCCATTTTGGATGAGGACCCCGGGGAAGCCATCGCTGGTTGGGATGCTCTTATTGATACCGGTGAATCAGCTTTGCGTATCATCGCCACCCTAACCGGGCAGGTTCGAGGCTGGCTTTGGGTGAGCTTATTGGAACAACATGGGGAGCATGATGTTGGCGTAATTGCCAAAGCCGCCGGCATCAGCAATCCCAAACGAATCTATGTGATGCGCAAGCAACTACAAGGCAGACCACCCAAAGCGTTCTTGTCCCTGTTGGGACGGTTGCTAGAGGTGGAAGCCAGACTTAAACGAGGCGCCATCCCGGGTGACGCGTTTCGCGATGGGTTACTGGGTTGA